taacaggaggtctggggaccatgacctccggggtccttctagtcttagtcagaccgttaagtctggtatttttacaagaatttgacgcctgcatcccactgctctcctgctgcctcaggggttctctgttgtgttctctgtcagggcagccatcggttgtagccaggcaccatctagtttttctggtctcaggctgatgcagtctctggttaatgtggccctttcagtctcttgggctcataattaccttatgtctttggtgttcttcattctcctttgctccaggtgggttgagatcaattgatgcatcttagatggtctcttgctagcgtttaagaccccagatgccactctccaaagtgggatgcagaatgttttcaagggCTTTTTAATCCTTTGTTTTTCCTGCTGTTTTCTTGCTTCGCATGGGTGTTACAGGATGTTCTCAGCACCAGGGACCTGCTTAGCCCCTCCGACTGTCTCCAGTCCCATTGTTGGAGGGCTCTGAGCAATGGCTAGGGGATTGTTCACATAGCCCCTGAATCTCCCATCTTCACACACCTGCTGGAGAGCGATTCTAGTTGCTTATCCTGTTGGTAGATGCAGCTGCTCAATACATCAGTTGTGGCCCCAAACAACTGCCTCACATTCTTTTGTTACTGTGACTCTCTCTGCAGAGCTCTTACATGCACTTCAGCAGCTAGCTGGGCTTCCGTGGCCAGCCGAAGCAGCATCCACCCCACAGCTGCTACTACTGCTCTCTTAGCTTCTTTTCCACACTTAGAAAGGTGTGCGTCTGCCCCAGCTGGGATATGCTGCTTGGCGACCCTGCAGAAAAGCATACGGGCCAGACCTCCCCATGTGGAGACCGCCGGCCAACCCTGGAGGTCCTCCTCAGAGGCCTCACTCCCACTCACCGTTTCCTCGGGGCTCACCAACTGCCCAAGCATggaccagtaacttgaaatttgcctccaGAATTGGAGGGTGCCAAGAGATTGAAGAGGCGGGCAACTCCAGTGTGGCAGAGAAGGAGTTTATTAGGGTGACTTATAGACGAGTCCGGTCCTGAGCAGGTCTCTGCAGCCCGCAGCGGAAGGGCAGAGGTTTTATGAGCTAGCGGGCAGTAGTGGCTACAACCCAGGGGCTTACAGAGGATGGCTTCGCAGACTGTAGTGAACTAGTGGACCACATAAGGCGTTCGTGTTCGACCTCAGGGAGCCTCTTTACCCTCAGgtgtcttcccccatttgtgcttgcttctgtctcATCTCCTTTTATAActgagaagtgattaggtttttcTTAAGTTGATTTTAATtagctgtttttctcattttaactTAGAAAATTATACATTTGCAATTTCTTTTAAGATTCGTTTTTGAAATACAGCTGACACACCATAACatttacccttttaaagtgtacagctCAGAGGTTTCAGTGTGTTCACAAGGGAGGGCCTGCATCACCACTAATTCCAGAAAGGCTTCATCACTCTGTCCCCTTCCTCGCTCCCCCACCCCCGTCCTTGGCAACAGCTTGTCTACTTTCTGTCCCTGTGGGCTTGggtattctggacatttcatttaAATACAGTCATGTGGTAAGTGgcctttttgtgtctggtttttCACGGTTTGTCCACGTTGTAGTGTAtatcagagcttcatttttttttaatcactaaataTTACTTCGTCGTATGGATTTACCAcatcttatttatccattcatccgttgacgtttggttgtttctatttttggctgttgtgaacactgctgtgaacatttgtggacAGTTTTTGCATAAGCAtgttttcacttcttctgggtatacacctaggggTGGAATTGGGCCAGATTGTAATGTATGTTTAAATTTTGAGGAACTTACCAAGTTATTGggcaaagtggttgcaccattttgcattcctgctaGCAATGCATGAGGCTTCCCGTCTCTCCGCGTCTTCGCAGCACTTCTTGTTGTCTGGCTTTGTGATTGTAGCTATCCTGTCAGTGGATGTGTGCCATTGTGCTCTTGATTGGCATGTATTTATACTTCCAAGTGTTGTATCTTCCAAATctggcttttcattttctttttgtcattttttttattgctatattttattttttaaaagcagttaTGTATGTGGAATATATACAGAGAATATTACACAGTTACATGTGAATGCATATAACGTTTAAAGAAATAGTTGTATGTAATATGTACCTATGTTGTATCCAGTATGCGGTGATTCCTGTAAGTGAGGTCCCTGGAATTCTGCATCTGTTCACTGCTTTTGCCGACTCTCACATAATGGTAGGTGTTTCCTTGTGTGTCCAGTGATACTTTATTTTCatgctaatttttattttgcatttttatttggcTGAACTTTGTAAGACTCATTATTGGGAATTCTCTCCTTCAGAAACAATCTGCATTTATTCTGCAAAGTGGTTCTGTTGAACCTGGAACACTTTACAGGATGATCACACACATCCTCCTCTGCCTAGGACGTGTTTGATTTGAGTCTTTTGTCCCAGCTCACTCCCTTTCATTCTCGGAAACGTCCTGGTTTGGAAGGTAATGTATGGCTACCTTGATGCTTTGATTCCGGAACGATTCAGGAGTCTCGGGTTCAGTTCCCCTACTTTGTGGTGGCTCAGAGTATGGCCTCAGCCCAAGTAGTTGAAGCATTTGCCCTCAGACGGCCTCACGTTCACATGTGTTGACGGCTTGGCTCACCTCTCCCATGTGTTTTCCCCTCACTTGTCCGTTTGTTTGCTCATTTCCCTTGGAGAGTTCTGGCCTTTTTTGTAAGCTAAGGGAGGCTTTAAAGAGTACATTTGTTGTATATTTTCTAGAGCCTAGTTTTGTTATAGTGAGTGCTCTTCAGGGTATTTATGCAGCCAATTGCTGAGAatgtttttgttacttttttactttatcattgaACTGCTCCACTCCTACCCCACGCCCATTCATCATCCTTTAATATTTCCTCGCTTATCGTGTCCTGATAACTCCTGCCCCTTCCTGATCTCAGTCCTGTCCTGCTCCTTTATCCCTTCACAACATCGTGAATCTCCCATTAGTTGAAACTGTAAGATACTCGGTGATTGTTGTCTCTCCTGCGGGCTGTCAGGCCCCCGAGGCGTGGCCGCATGGTTTCCCTGCTGTCTAGTCTAGTTCCTGCACAGTTGTAATACAGCGACGTGAACTGTCTAAACTCAGGAGGGCTaagaatcaggatcagcacaaagctggttcctacgaGGCAGAAGTCGGGTATACCTCCGCCTTCCTACTATCTCCCCAATTtgttgcaacggccacacaggattcatagaccatactcacagttatgtggtttgttagggaagtagcTGGTTATGGACCAGGATCGACATGGAAGTACTGTGAAACCTGTGGGAGCCGGAATTCACTGGGACCGCCTTTTCCTCTGGGTCTCCCAagatttctgcctttgacagggtacagtcttaccactatTCTATCGCTCTGTATTAGTGGGAAACGTTTGCGTTTTTCTTCTCAGACAGGTTTCCATCTTACACAGGTCCCGGctgtcacaggttttactgtaagaGGAACAGCGTCAGGAGGCATATAGGCCTCAAGCGGTCAGCAGACACTGCTTCTCTGCCCTCTGCCAGGCAGATGCCCCACCTTGGCTTCTCTGCTGGGTGGCTGCCTTCTCTGCAGTATATGCTTCTCCGCCATCGGGCCTCTCTGCTATCAGCCATGGGTACCTGTGTTGTACCTTGAGTAGGGGCATAAATTATATATCAAAACAACCTTTTTTTATGCTATTGGAGGTTTCTGTTCATAGTCTCCTAATTCTTTATTAATAGGTTGTTTGAATTTGaattcttcatttttggtttattttgcaGTGTCAGGttattttcattgtgtaagtagattgcaaaaaagaaaacaactttttccacttcactttttttaattgagctttctggatgttctgtcctccaCCTAAAGTtttgtgttgaagcctcctaatACTGTGGAGCTGTCCCTCTCTgtcttcaatgctgttagagttttatgtattggagccctgtggttgggtgcatatatatttattacggttatatcctcctggtgtattgaccctttaatcactatatagtatccttccttatcctttgtggtggattttactttcaagtctattttgtcagaaattaaaatcgccactcctgctgtttcatgactgttgtttgcttgatatatttttttccatcctttgagttttagttcatgtctttaagcctaaggtgtgtctcttgtaggcagcatatagaacttttttttttttttttagttttcattgtactttaagtgaaagtttacgagtcaagtcagcctctcatgtaaaaatttatacacatcttgctgtatactcctaattgctcttcccctaatgagacagtacactccttccctccactgtctctcttCGTGTCCGttcggccagcttctaaccctctccgccctcctgtctcccctccagacaggagctgctcacatagtctcatgtgtctacttaatccaggaagctcactcttcaccagcatcattttctgtcccaatgcccaatccctgcctgaagagttggctttgggaagtaAAAACACACACAGCAAAACCTTCATTGATTCAGCAGCTTCcacgtgcacaattcagtgaccttgaaTCTGTTCTTCATGTTGTACGACCTTTTCCACTGtctttttccagatttttccatcaccattaacatcaACTCAACGCTCCCTAGGCAAAACGCCCCCGTTCTCTTCTCTCTTCtaccccaggtaaccactaataatccttgttgttgttggtaggtgccgtcaagtctgttccgactcatagcgaccctgtatacaacagcgCGAGACACTGCCCggccccgcaccatcctcacaatcgttacgcttgagcccactgttgtgtccactgtgtcagttcatcttgttgagggtcttcctccttttcgccggccctctactttaccaagcacgacgtCCCTCTCCAGGGCCtcatctctcctgatgacatatccaaagtatgtgagaccaagtcttgccatccttgcttccaagaagcatcctGGTTGCacttagacagatttgttcgttcttttggcggtccctgctatattcagtattcttcgccagcaccacaacgcagaggtgtcagttcttcttcagtctcccctaTTCATCATTGAGCTTTCTCATGCCTATGAGGCATGagattggatcaggcacaccttagtcttcaaggtgacatctttgtttttcaacactttaaagaggtctttgcagcagattacccAGTGCAGTGTgacttttgatctcttgactgctgcttccatgggtgttgattgtgtatccaaaatgaaatccttgacaacttcagtcttttctccttttctcgtgatgttgctcattggtacacttgtgaggatttttgttttctttatgttgaggtgtaattcatactgaaggctttgggctttgatcttcatcagtaactgcttcaagtcctcttcactttcggcaagcaaggttttgccatctgcataatgcaggttattaatgagtcttgctctaatcctgataccctgttcttcttcatacagtccagcttctcggattatttgctcagcatacagatagaataggtgtggtgcaaggatacaaccctgatgcacacctttcctgtctttaaactactcagtatccccttattctgtttgaatgactgcctcttgatctgtgtacaggtttctcatgagcagaGTTATCttgaatccccattcttcacaatgttgtccataatttgatgtgatccacacagtcaaatgcctcagcatagtcaataaaacacaggtaaacatctttctggtattctctactttcagccaggatccatcctacatcagcagtgatatcgctggtaccatgtcctcttctgaatccggcttgaatttccggcagttccctgtcagtgtactgctgcagccacttttgaatgatcttcagcaaaattttacttgcacatgatattaatagtattgtttgataatttctgcatttggttggatcacctttctcgggacttggcataaatatggatgtcttctagtcggttggccaggtagctgtcttccaaatttcttggcatagaaaagtgaacacttccagcactgcatgtaAGTAAGTTCATATAGTGTTTATCCTTTAgtgactggcttattttgctcagcatgttgttttcaaggtttatccatgttgtagcgtgcatcaggacttcatttctctttatggctgagtaatattccattgtatgtctaCACCATACtctgtttattcatctgttgatggctaTTTCATTTGCTTCCACCTGttgactattgtgaaaagtgctgcaaagaacactggttttcaggtttctgtttgtgtttctaCGTTAACTTCTGGGTACGTACCTAAGATtgggattgttgggtcatatggtagttctatgttcaactttttgaggaagcgccaaactgttttccagggcGGCTGCACTATttttattcccaccagcaatggatggggGTTCCGGTTTCTCCACAAACTCACCAATACCTGctgcttttagtttttttgattaccgccATTCTAATGGGTACAAAGCACCATaaaaatctcattgtggttttgatttgcatctctctaatggctaatgatgttaaacATCTTCTCATGTCCTTCTTGGTCATCTGAATGTGTCTGATCAAGTCCTCTGCCCAGTTTTTGATAGggtcgtttgtctttttattgttaagttgtagaagtttctTACGTATTTTGGATATTAGGCCCTTATCtggtataaacaaaaaaaaaaccgaaatccattgccatggaatcgattccaattcatagtgatcctataggacagagtagaactgccttctaAATCTGTGGGTTGTCTCTTCACTATGTtgattttaaatactttttttcttttttaattgtactttaagtgaaattttacaactctagtttttcttccaaaatgtatacacacattgttatgtgactctagttgctctcccccacctttccaccccggatttcccataTCCATTTAACCacccctgtccctttctgctttctcacctcccctccagataggagctccCATTTAGTCACATGTatgtacttgagctaagaagcacactctgcaCGAGTATTCATTTTACATCTTAtagtcagtctaatctttgaagagttggcttcaggaatggttttagtactgggttaacagagaatccGGGGACAATTTTAACTAACTTTTATGAAATTCTTTTCCACACATATTGAAGCTGATAGTCCATGATaggatatattttaaatgtatgatGTAGTCCAATGTTTAATTCAATTTCATCTTTTATAGGTGATGCAAAAGGATCATGTTTTTGCTCTCAAGATGAAAAGGATCCTGTTTCTAAGCCCCGAGGCAAGCCTCCAGGACATAAGGCTATGTGGACACCACGAAGGATTTCACAGTAGAACTCCTGGAAGGCAGTGATGTGTGCCTGAAGATGGTTTGCTCACCTGAGCTGCATATTTTCTTTCAGGAAGATTTGTGGTTAGTCATGTTTACCAAAACTCCTCAAAAGATAGACTTTTTATGAAAACCTGAAGAGTATCTATGTTTGGGGCACAAATGAGTGTTTGGATCAGCTTTGTACCAACCTCATGCATTAACATGATGAAGCAGCAAGAATAGCCATGGTCCATCATGGATAATAGCCAGGACACTTGTCCAAAAGTGGACAGCGAGTTTGTTTCTgataaaataacttttaaaatagcAGTGGAAGATGGTGATCGGATTCCCAGTCACAGTTTGGAGAGGATGGATTTGAGAAGTGAGCGAGGGCACCTGCAGCACACAGACAGCGGGGAAGAGCACCTGGAGGGCAGAGAGGCAGACTGTGCCTGCCCACCCCCCGGGAAGTACCTGCACTCCGACAACGAGAATGACTATGGCTCCTTGTTCTCACAGTACAGCAGCACCCTGTATGATGTCGCAATGGAAGCTGTGACACAGAGCCTTCTCTCCAGCAGAACCATAAACTCCAGGAAGAAATCTCCAGCTTGGAAACACTTTTTTATCTCTCCTCGAGATAGTACTAAAGCAATATGTATGTACTGTATGAAAGAATTTAGTCgaggtaaaaatgaaaaagacttaaGTACCAGTTGTCTCATGAGACACATGAAAAGAGCTCACCCTACTGTGCTCATTCAGGAAAATGGCAGCGCATCTGGCATGGcctccttttcttctccttcGCTTCTGCTCCCACCCCAGTCTGCAGATGCAGGAGACCTAAGCACCATACTCTCACCCATAAAACCTGGCAAAACAGTTGCATCTAAGATACCATCCCCTGATCGAATAACTGAGGAATCTGTGTCTGTCGTTTCTTCTGAAGAAATTTCATCTGACATGTCCATTTCTGAGAAATACAGCAAAGAAGAAGCTATGGTGGGATCATCGCCACACTTGGCCAGTTTCAATTATGATGATGCGGTTGAAAACAGCGTGAAAAAAAGCCTCACGGTTCCAAAGAGTACATCAGGCTGCACAAGAAGGTCTGCTGTCTGGAAACACTTCTATCTGTCTCCTTTAGACAACTCCAAAGCTGTTTGCATTCACTGCAGGAATGAGTTCAGCCGAGGGAAGAATGGAAAGGCTCTTGGGACAAGCTGTCTGATCAGGCACATGTGGAGGGCCCATCGCTCCATTGTCCTGCAGGAGAATGGGGGTGGCACGGGCATCCCACCCCTGTACTCCACCCCTCCCACTCTGGTGCCATCTCTACAGCATTCAGATGGAGACTTCAATTCCAGGTCGTCGTCTCCAGGGAAAGTGGTTGGAGAACCCACCTCAGCATCCTCCTCTCCTGACAGGCTCCCTGAAGACGTCCATTTTCATTTTCATCCTGGAGAAACGTTACTGGAGGATGTGTCACTGCTGTCGTCATCTGAGGATGTTGGCGATGTGTCCATGGTGTCTTCTCCTGAGAAGCAGGGTGACGGACCAAGTCCTCGGGTCTTTGAATCTGGCACTGTGTTTCAGCAGAATAAAAAGGTCATGAAGAGACTTAAGTCAGAAGTTTGGCATCATTTTTCATTAGCTCCCATGGACAGTCTGAAGGCAGTATGTAGATACTGCAGCTGTGTTATCAGTCGGGGGAAGAAGGGCGATGTGGGCACCAGCTGTTTGATGAGGCATCTCTACAGACGCCACCCTGAGGTTGTTGGGAACCAAAGGGGCTTCCTAAGCGCAAGTCTGGCCAATTCCCCATATGCCACTCTGGCTTCTGCAGAAAGCGCCTCCAGATTAACGGACTTGCCCACAATGGTTTCAAAAGATAATCAGGTTATATTTCCTGTTAATAGCAAAAAGACCTCAAAACTGTGGaatcatttttctatttgttcggcAGACTCCACTAAAGTCGTGTGCTTGCACTGTGGACGAACAATAAGCAGGGGAAAGAAGCCAACGAACTTAGGTACCAGCTGCCTTTTAAGACACTTACAGAGGTTTCATGGCAACGTACTAAAAAGTGACGCCTCAGAGACAGTGTTGCCCTCTTCTCCAGAAATGCATATGCCACTGAGCACAGAGTTACTAGGTGCTTCATCCTATGACGACACCAGTGAAAAGTTCTGTGATTCTCACCCAGTTGCCAAAAAAATAACAAGTCTCATAGCTGAAATGATTGCACTTGACCTTCAGCCATATTCTTTTGTAGACAATGTTGGCTTTAACAGGCTGCTCGAATACTTGAAACCTCAGTACTCTTTACCCTCACCGTCTTACTTCTCCAGGACAGCTATTCCAGGTATGTACGATAATGTGAAACAGATCATTCTGTCCCATCTTAAGGAAGCTGAGAGTGGCGTGGTCCACTTCACATCTGGGATATGGATGAGTAACCAGACACGTGAGTACCTGACCCTGACAGCTCACTGGGTCACCTTTGCATCGTCAGTCCGACCCCGCTGTGAAGACCACCATTGCTCAGCACTCTTGGACGTGTCGCAGATTGATTGCGACTACGGTGGCAACAgcattcagaagcagctggaataTTGGTGGGAAGCCTGGGTGACATCCATTGGCCTTCAGGTTGGCATCACTGTGACTGACAACCCCAGCATCGGGAAGACCTTGAACGAAGGGGATCACTCGAGCGTGCAATGCTTCAGCCACACGGTGAACCTCATTGTGAATGAGGCCATCAAAAGTCAGAGGATGGTTCAGAACTTACTGAGCATTGCACGGAAGATATGTGAGCGGGTCCATCGGTCGCccaaagcaaaagagaaactagCAGAGCTGCAGAAAGAATACGAGTTGCCCCAGCACCATCTGATTCAAGACGTTCCATCCAAATGGAACACGTCATTTCACATGCTTGAAAGACTCATTGAACAGAAAAGGGCCATTAATGAGATGTCCATCGAGTATAACTTTAGGGAGCTGATCAGTTGTGACCAGTGGGAATTCATGCAGTCCGTGTGCCATGCGCTGAAACCCTTTGATGCCGCAAGTCGGGAGATGAGCACACACgtgtctgctctcagccaggTGATTCCCATGATCCACATCCTTAATAGGAAAATTGAGATGCTGTTTGAGGAGACTATGGGCATTGACACCATGCTGAAGTCTTTGAAGGAAGCCATGGTGAGCCGCTTGTCCTCCACCCTCCACGATCCAAGGTACGTTTTTGCTACGCTTTTGGACCCACGTTACAAAACCTCCTTATTTACAGAAGAGGAGGCTGAGCAGTACAAGCAAGATTTAATCAGGGAACTAGAAATACTGAATTCTACCTCAGATGATAAACCTGTTTCCAATGGGTGTGGTGCAGGTTCGCCATCTAAAGACTCTGTGGCAGAGGAAAACCTGTGGTCGCTCATGGCCAAGATGAAGAGAAAAGATCTGAGAGAGAAGACAAAGTTGCCTGAAGACATGGTGCTTGCCTACTTGGAGGAAGAGGTGCTTGAACACAGCTGTGATCCGTTAACCTACTGGAACCTAAAGAAGTCATCTTGGCCAGCCCTTTCGGCCCTGGCTGTCAGGTTTCTGGGCTGCCCCCCAAGTACCGTCCCTTCAGAAAGGCTGTTCAACACGTCCACTGAAAACAGTAGCTTTAGCCAATCCAGGCTCATGATGGAACATTTTGAAAAACTTATCTTTTTGAAAGTGAATCTTCCCTTAATATACTTTCAGTATTGAAACTCTTGATGAAGCCTCCAGGCTAAAAGATACTGTTGCTTATTAGGCATTGGCTGTGTCTGCCACTGGGGCTGCCGACTCGCTCCAGTCGGGGCCATGTAGGACATCAGGTGAGGGACTCGCAGGTCCGAGTTGGAgtgtcactgtccagctttctacGTCATGTCTACATGTGCCTTACTCCTAGTTCTTCAGGCCAGATGCTgtagatccatttttttttttttaaagaatttcacTAGAAATAGCCTGTCTCGTCAATTGCGATGATTAGGTTTTAATTcataaatctttttctttttaaagctgtGGGTTAGCTGTTGTTTTAATAGAATGGCAGGAAAGATGTAAACAGTTCTGTTCTATAGCCTTTTTATTCAATTATGTGAAAACCATAAATCAGGTACTGCATTTTAGTTATACATTGCTTCAATTGCCACAAAAACAGCTTATGTGACTTTCTGGGCTTTCAACCATTTTGTGCAGGTTcgagcccctgctgagaacttgcatttccatCCAGATGTAAGGAATCACAATCTACAGTTTCACAAGATCCCCTGGTGATCCTTATCCATAATAAATTTTCAGAACCACTGCTTTAGTGGTGGTTCTCAGGATGGTCCCTAACCAACAGCAGTCGCATTGCCtggcaacttgttagaaatgcaaatttcagcAGGGGTTGGAAGCTGAATGAGTTGGTTGGAAGCCCAGATGAGGACTCAGTCTGCTTGCTCCACAAGgactttgtggttgttgttagggggcttcAGTTTGGTtctaactcaaagcaaccctatgtacaacagaacaaaacactgtccactcctctgccatcctcacaatctttgctatgttggagccaattgttatagccactttgtcaatgcatct
The DNA window shown above is from Elephas maximus indicus isolate mEleMax1 chromosome 4, mEleMax1 primary haplotype, whole genome shotgun sequence and carries:
- the LOC126076178 gene encoding zinc finger BED domain-containing protein 4-like, whose amino-acid sequence is MDNSQDTCPKVDSEFVSDKITFKIAVEDGDRIPSHSLERMDLRSERGHLQHTDSGEEHLEGREADCACPPPGKYLHSDNENDYGSLFSQYSSTLYDVAMEAVTQSLLSSRTINSRKKSPAWKHFFISPRDSTKAICMYCMKEFSRGKNEKDLSTSCLMRHMKRAHPTVLIQENGSASGMASFSSPSLLLPPQSADAGDLSTILSPIKPGKTVASKIPSPDRITEESVSVVSSEEISSDMSISEKYSKEEAMVGSSPHLASFNYDDAVENSVKKSLTVPKSTSGCTRRSAVWKHFYLSPLDNSKAVCIHCRNEFSRGKNGKALGTSCLIRHMWRAHRSIVLQENGGGTGIPPLYSTPPTLVPSLQHSDGDFNSRSSSPGKVVGEPTSASSSPDRLPEDVHFHFHPGETLLEDVSLLSSSEDVGDVSMVSSPEKQGDGPSPRVFESGTVFQQNKKVMKRLKSEVWHHFSLAPMDSLKAVCRYCSCVISRGKKGDVGTSCLMRHLYRRHPEVVGNQRGFLSASLANSPYATLASAESASRLTDLPTMVSKDNQVIFPVNSKKTSKLWNHFSICSADSTKVVCLHCGRTISRGKKPTNLGTSCLLRHLQRFHGNVLKSDASETVLPSSPEMHMPLSTELLGASSYDDTSEKFCDSHPVAKKITSLIAEMIALDLQPYSFVDNVGFNRLLEYLKPQYSLPSPSYFSRTAIPGMYDNVKQIILSHLKEAESGVVHFTSGIWMSNQTREYLTLTAHWVTFASSVRPRCEDHHCSALLDVSQIDCDYGGNSIQKQLEYWWEAWVTSIGLQVGITVTDNPSIGKTLNEGDHSSVQCFSHTVNLIVNEAIKSQRMVQNLLSIARKICERVHRSPKAKEKLAELQKEYELPQHHLIQDVPSKWNTSFHMLERLIEQKRAINEMSIEYNFRELISCDQWEFMQSVCHALKPFDAASREMSTHVSALSQVIPMIHILNRKIEMLFEETMGIDTMLKSLKEAMVSRLSSTLHDPRYVFATLLDPRYKTSLFTEEEAEQYKQDLIRELEILNSTSDDKPVSNGCGAGSPSKDSVAEENLWSLMAKMKRKDLREKTKLPEDMVLAYLEEEVLEHSCDPLTYWNLKKSSWPALSALAVRFLGCPPSTVPSERLFNTSTENSSFSQSRLMMEHFEKLIFLKVNLPLIYFQY